The following are encoded in a window of Congzhengia minquanensis genomic DNA:
- a CDS encoding GNAT family N-acetyltransferase, protein MLCENKMITIEQATPADCPVLALMNRQLIDDGGDDSTMADPQLESRMYHWLQGDTYTGFVFKLNGETIGYALIDVSERWLRHFFICRIYRRRGYGREAVRLLMKHLGVEEIGLSCLTKNVSGQGFWRSFQHEAYSTNFSVQRPDIAQLRDEAE, encoded by the coding sequence ATGCTGTGTGAAAATAAGATGATAACGATTGAGCAAGCAACGCCTGCCGATTGTCCTGTGTTGGCTTTGATGAATCGGCAATTAATTGACGACGGCGGTGACGACAGCACAATGGCAGATCCACAACTGGAAAGCCGTATGTATCATTGGTTGCAAGGGGATACCTATACGGGATTTGTGTTCAAGTTAAATGGAGAAACTATCGGTTATGCGCTGATTGATGTGTCTGAAAGGTGGTTGCGGCATTTCTTTATTTGTCGAATATACAGACGCCGAGGATATGGACGAGAGGCGGTAAGGTTGTTAATGAAGCATCTGGGGGTAGAAGAAATTGGCCTTTCGTGCCTCACAAAAAATGTTTCCGGGCAGGGATTTTGGCGGAGCTTCCAGCATGAAGCATATAGCACGAATTTTAGTGTTCAAAGGCCTGATATTGCTCAGCTGCGTGATGAAGCTGAATGA
- a CDS encoding AraC family transcriptional regulator, whose translation MVTQSIANLPLYFTSICCEHEQEEVFRPNGFDSDQIMLVLSGEGVFCCEGKRFSLKPGSAVYFENNVPHAYRGFSGAFKTAWVTFRGDALAAIRQHFGVRGYLVCSQADMENFLALLKELSVEYFGKHRETVMSTMIYRIIIEFFRSNATTEETAMDRAELYMIRNFSEKITLDDLVQITGFSKSKFCRMAKLRWNMTAFEKIMDMRLSHAQSLLKSNGKLKVAECARQSGFDDVSYFCLRYRRRYGYSPAFSRNELGEGDV comes from the coding sequence ATGGTAACACAGTCCATTGCAAATCTGCCGCTTTATTTTACGTCTATCTGCTGTGAGCACGAACAGGAAGAAGTATTTCGGCCAAATGGGTTTGATTCTGACCAAATTATGCTGGTTTTAAGCGGCGAGGGCGTGTTTTGCTGCGAGGGAAAGCGGTTTTCCTTAAAGCCCGGAAGCGCCGTTTATTTTGAAAATAATGTGCCTCACGCATATCGTGGCTTTAGCGGCGCGTTTAAAACGGCGTGGGTAACCTTCCGGGGAGATGCGCTTGCCGCAATCCGCCAGCATTTTGGCGTCCGCGGCTATTTGGTGTGCAGCCAGGCAGACATGGAAAACTTTCTTGCACTCTTAAAGGAGCTAAGTGTAGAATATTTTGGAAAGCACCGGGAAACCGTAATGTCTACCATGATTTACCGCATTATCATTGAGTTTTTCAGAAGCAACGCGACAACGGAAGAAACCGCAATGGACAGAGCAGAGCTTTACATGATCCGCAATTTTTCAGAAAAGATTACGCTGGACGATTTGGTGCAGATAACAGGCTTTTCCAAATCGAAATTCTGCCGCATGGCAAAGCTTCGCTGGAACATGACGGCGTTTGAAAAAATTATGGATATGCGCCTTTCCCATGCACAGTCCCTTTTAAAAAGCAATGGGAAACTGAAGGTGGCGGAGTGCGCCCGGCAAAGCGGATTTGACGACGTAAGCTATTTTTGCCTGCGCTATCGGAGGAGGTATGGTTATAGCCCCGCATTTAGTAGAAATGAATTAGGAGAGGGTGACGTGTAA
- a CDS encoding beta-galactosidase, with protein sequence MNKFKPTFPDYPHFLHGGDYNPEQWRDTPEIWDEDMRLMKLANCNEMTMGIFSWAELEPQEGVFDFSVLDTLMDKIYQNGGRVILATPSGARPHWLADKYPEVLRKNEDFVNEHFRTRHNHCPSSPVYREKVRIINETLARRYAGHPALIGWHLSNEYGGACYCEQCAEKFREWLKQKYGSIEELNRRWWTRFWSHRCDSFEQIEPPMPRVGETCVHGLNLDWKRFVSDITVDFMKAEIKAVRAFSDKPVTTNCMGFYQGLNYRDFAKELDFFSNDTYPFWGAGTKQTAEDIGFLSDYCRGMKQGQPFITMESAPGINIGGMNFKKVKSNGQQLLEAVKMVAHGSDSILYFQWRKGRGAWEKFHGAVVDHYGKEDTRVFQNVSKVGEILQKLDGVVGTGVKSDVAITFDMETLWALNGSAATGGWSDDYNGYRKCAAAFYNAFYESNIPTDVIGYEDDFSKYKVVVLTVPYLMTKSLADKLKNYVKGGGILISTYLTAVADSTDLCYLGGVPGAGLSDLFGLRVDEVDSYQNPSVDGLHHNCKNAVSYSGKTYPLSGIAEIIVPQTAHAVAHYTGDFYAGTGALFENSFGAGKAYYMGFEQEGELQKALVKALIAELGLNAPMNITCDSGVCIRKREGDGENYYFVINESDEEKNITLDKTYRNVLTGEAVSGKQTLSACGFLILTDS encoded by the coding sequence ATGAATAAATTTAAACCGACTTTTCCCGATTATCCCCACTTTTTACACGGCGGGGACTACAACCCCGAACAGTGGCGGGACACGCCCGAAATTTGGGACGAGGACATGCGGCTGATGAAATTGGCAAACTGCAACGAAATGACCATGGGTATTTTCTCCTGGGCGGAGCTTGAGCCGCAGGAAGGCGTGTTCGATTTTTCTGTTTTAGACACCTTAATGGATAAAATCTATCAAAACGGCGGGAGGGTAATTCTTGCCACGCCCTCCGGTGCGCGCCCCCACTGGCTGGCAGACAAATATCCTGAGGTGCTGCGCAAAAATGAGGATTTTGTGAACGAACATTTCCGCACAAGGCACAACCACTGCCCCTCCTCCCCGGTGTACCGTGAAAAGGTGCGCATCATAAACGAAACGCTTGCCCGGCGCTATGCCGGCCACCCGGCGCTAATCGGCTGGCACCTTTCCAACGAATATGGCGGCGCGTGCTACTGCGAACAATGCGCTGAAAAGTTCCGCGAATGGTTAAAACAAAAATATGGCTCCATTGAGGAGTTAAACCGCCGCTGGTGGACGCGGTTTTGGAGCCATCGCTGCGATTCATTCGAGCAAATTGAGCCGCCCATGCCAAGGGTTGGCGAAACATGCGTTCACGGCCTGAATTTAGACTGGAAACGGTTTGTCAGCGACATTACCGTTGATTTTATGAAAGCAGAAATTAAGGCGGTGCGCGCCTTTTCTGACAAACCCGTCACCACAAACTGCATGGGCTTTTACCAGGGGCTGAATTACCGCGACTTTGCAAAAGAACTGGACTTTTTCTCCAACGACACCTATCCCTTCTGGGGTGCGGGCACGAAGCAAACGGCAGAAGATATCGGCTTTCTTTCCGATTATTGCCGCGGCATGAAGCAGGGCCAGCCCTTTATCACCATGGAGAGCGCGCCGGGCATTAACATTGGCGGCATGAATTTTAAAAAGGTGAAATCAAACGGCCAGCAGCTGTTGGAGGCTGTGAAAATGGTTGCCCACGGTTCCGACTCTATTCTATATTTTCAGTGGAGGAAAGGCCGCGGCGCGTGGGAAAAGTTTCACGGCGCGGTGGTTGACCACTACGGCAAGGAAGACACACGTGTTTTTCAAAACGTTTCTAAAGTGGGCGAAATTTTGCAAAAATTAGACGGCGTTGTTGGCACAGGCGTGAAAAGCGACGTAGCCATCACCTTTGACATGGAAACCCTGTGGGCGTTAAACGGCAGCGCGGCCACCGGCGGCTGGAGCGACGATTACAACGGATATCGGAAATGTGCCGCGGCATTTTACAATGCGTTTTATGAAAGCAACATTCCAACAGACGTAATTGGTTATGAAGACGATTTTTCAAAATATAAAGTTGTGGTGCTCACTGTGCCATACCTCATGACAAAATCCTTGGCGGATAAATTGAAAAACTATGTGAAAGGCGGCGGCATTCTCATTTCAACTTATCTTACCGCAGTTGCCGACAGCACAGACTTGTGCTATTTAGGCGGCGTTCCCGGGGCGGGCCTTTCTGATTTGTTCGGCCTCAGGGTAGACGAGGTGGACTCCTATCAAAATCCCAGCGTGGACGGGCTGCATCACAACTGCAAAAATGCCGTGTCCTACAGCGGTAAGACATATCCGCTTTCCGGTATTGCGGAAATTATCGTTCCCCAAACGGCACATGCCGTCGCACACTATACCGGCGATTTTTATGCAGGCACCGGCGCCCTGTTTGAAAACAGCTTTGGCGCCGGCAAGGCCTATTATATGGGATTTGAGCAGGAGGGAGAACTTCAGAAAGCTCTCGTTAAAGCATTGATTGCCGAACTTGGCTTAAATGCTCCTATGAATATAACGTGTGACAGCGGTGTATGCATCAGAAAACGGGAGGGCGACGGGGAAAATTATTATTTTGTTATAAACGAATCGGACGAAGAAAAGAACATAACCCTCGACAAGACATATCGAAACGTGTTAACCGGAGAAGCTGTTTCCGGAAAGCAAACGCTTTCCGCCTGTGGATTTCTTATTTTAACAGACAGTTAA
- a CDS encoding phosphoribosylformylglycinamidine synthase, whose product MVYRIYVEKKEALAHEANTLRDDLKKLLLIKGIEKVRILNRYDVENIEEDLFEYCKSTVFSEPQLDVVTNDLDNDADVSFAVEFLPGQFDQRADSAAQCIQLISQKERPLIRTAKVYLLYGNLSAEDVSAVKKYVINPVESREASFKKPETLAANYDIPTEVSVISGFCNFNETELSDFMAENGLAMDLDDIKFCQSYFSGEHRDPTITEIKMIDTYWSDHCRHTTFLTTIDSVKFHDKLLEDTYNQYLNVRKELGRTKPVNLMDIATLAVKYLKKQGKLEQLDESEEINACTVKMDVNVNGKTEKWLLLFKNETHNHPTEIEPFGGAATCIGGAIRDPLSGRSYVYSAMRVTGAANPLKPVKETIEGKLPQRKIVTTAAAGYSSYGNQIGLATGQVDEIYHDGYVAKRMEIGAVVGAAPAENVRRECPVPGDCIILLGGRTGRDGCGGATGSSKSHNVQSLESCGAEVQKGNAPEERKLQRLFRNKEASLLIKRCNDFGAGGVSVAIGELADGICVDLNKVPKKYEGLDGTELAISESQERMAVVVAKEDVSRFIALAEKENLEATQVAYVTAEPRLVLNWNGKKIIDISREFLNSNGAEKHIDIEPAAPKSYQTNYIKDGFSESLLALSGDLNICSKRGLSERFDSTIGANTVLMPFGGKRQLTPIQAMVHKVAVEHGHTDTCSLMAWGYNPFISEKSPYHGAYLAVVESVSKLIATGASFSDVYLTFQEYFEKPMKDQKRWGKPLAALLGAFRAQLDFEIAAIGGKDSMSGSFEDIDVPPTLVSFAVTTESTNNIISPEFKAAGHKVALLKPDYDENGLPKAASVKAIYETVSELVRQGSVKAAYTPGLGGVAEAVLKMCLGNSIGFRFADSVTLEDIFSYCYGAFVLELDGAVSVGEVLGETIDAFEIQLKNETVSGAELLKSYEETLEPIFPSQTDGKAEQLDNISYMAENRVSPKIKMARPKVLIPVFPGTNCEYDTAKALETAGAEADIFVIKNLTPQAVSESTDAFAKKLSTSQIMFVPGGFSGGDEPDGSGKFITAFMRNAVIKQEISNLLNQRDGLICGICNGFQALIKLGLVPFGEIIDTDETCPTLTYNTIGRHQSRLVRTRIASNKSPWLSKTNVGDVYTVPISHGEGRFIASDEVLQKMIANGQIATQYVDLDGNATTDILFNPNGSVLAIEGITSPDGRVFGKMGHSERIGNGLYKNVPGKFDMGMFEAAVEYFK is encoded by the coding sequence ATGGTATATAGAATTTATGTGGAAAAAAAGGAAGCTCTTGCCCATGAGGCCAACACACTGCGTGACGATTTAAAGAAGCTTCTTTTAATAAAAGGCATTGAAAAGGTGCGGATTTTAAATCGTTATGATGTGGAAAACATTGAAGAAGATTTGTTTGAATACTGCAAAAGCACGGTGTTTTCCGAGCCGCAGTTAGACGTTGTGACAAACGATTTAGATAACGATGCAGATGTTTCCTTTGCAGTGGAATTCCTGCCGGGACAGTTCGACCAGCGGGCGGACTCTGCGGCGCAGTGCATTCAGCTGATTTCGCAAAAGGAACGTCCCTTAATCCGCACGGCGAAGGTTTATCTTTTATATGGCAACCTTTCCGCCGAAGATGTTAGCGCGGTAAAAAAATATGTAATCAACCCGGTGGAAAGCCGCGAAGCTTCTTTCAAAAAGCCGGAAACGCTGGCCGCGAACTATGATATTCCCACCGAAGTAAGCGTAATTTCCGGCTTTTGCAATTTTAACGAAACAGAGCTTTCAGACTTTATGGCCGAAAACGGCCTGGCGATGGACTTAGACGACATCAAGTTCTGCCAAAGCTATTTCAGCGGCGAACACCGCGACCCCACCATTACGGAAATTAAAATGATTGACACCTATTGGTCGGATCACTGCCGCCACACCACGTTTTTAACCACGATTGACAGCGTAAAGTTTCATGATAAGCTGTTAGAGGATACATATAATCAATATTTAAACGTCAGAAAAGAACTGGGCAGAACAAAACCCGTTAATTTGATGGACATTGCCACTCTTGCGGTGAAATATTTAAAAAAGCAGGGCAAACTGGAGCAGCTGGACGAGTCGGAAGAAATTAACGCCTGCACAGTGAAAATGGACGTGAACGTGAACGGCAAAACAGAAAAGTGGCTGTTATTGTTTAAGAACGAAACCCATAACCACCCCACGGAAATTGAACCCTTTGGCGGCGCGGCCACCTGCATTGGCGGCGCAATCCGTGACCCGCTTTCCGGCCGCAGCTATGTTTACAGCGCCATGCGCGTAACGGGCGCGGCAAATCCGTTAAAGCCTGTAAAAGAAACCATTGAGGGAAAGCTGCCCCAGCGTAAAATTGTAACCACTGCTGCGGCGGGGTATAGCTCCTACGGCAACCAGATTGGGCTTGCAACCGGACAAGTGGACGAAATTTATCACGACGGCTATGTGGCAAAACGAATGGAAATTGGTGCGGTGGTTGGCGCGGCACCGGCTGAAAATGTCCGCCGCGAGTGCCCCGTGCCAGGGGACTGCATTATTCTGCTGGGCGGCAGAACTGGACGCGACGGCTGCGGCGGTGCGACAGGTTCATCAAAATCTCACAATGTGCAGTCGCTGGAAAGCTGCGGCGCAGAGGTGCAAAAGGGCAACGCGCCGGAAGAACGCAAGCTTCAGCGTCTGTTCCGAAACAAAGAGGCGTCCCTGCTCATTAAACGCTGCAACGACTTTGGCGCCGGCGGCGTTTCGGTTGCCATCGGCGAACTGGCAGACGGTATTTGTGTTGACCTAAACAAGGTGCCTAAAAAGTATGAGGGGTTAGACGGCACGGAGCTTGCCATCAGCGAATCTCAGGAGAGAATGGCGGTTGTAGTTGCAAAAGAAGACGTTTCCCGTTTTATTGCCCTTGCAGAAAAAGAAAATTTAGAAGCGACCCAGGTTGCATATGTAACGGCAGAACCCAGGCTGGTGTTAAACTGGAACGGTAAAAAAATAATTGATATATCCAGGGAATTTTTAAATTCCAACGGCGCGGAAAAGCACATTGACATTGAGCCTGCTGCACCAAAATCATATCAGACAAATTATATCAAGGACGGATTCTCTGAAAGTCTGCTGGCCTTGTCGGGGGATTTAAACATCTGCTCAAAGCGCGGGCTTTCTGAGCGGTTCGACTCCACAATCGGTGCTAACACCGTTTTAATGCCCTTTGGCGGCAAAAGGCAGCTCACGCCCATTCAGGCCATGGTGCACAAGGTGGCGGTAGAGCATGGCCACACAGATACATGCTCGCTGATGGCGTGGGGCTATAATCCGTTTATTTCGGAAAAGAGCCCATACCACGGCGCGTATCTTGCAGTGGTTGAGTCAGTTTCCAAGCTCATTGCCACAGGTGCTTCGTTTAGCGATGTTTATCTTACATTCCAGGAATATTTTGAAAAGCCGATGAAGGACCAAAAACGCTGGGGCAAGCCCCTTGCGGCGCTGTTGGGCGCATTCCGTGCCCAGCTCGATTTTGAAATTGCGGCCATTGGCGGAAAGGATTCCATGAGCGGAAGCTTTGAGGACATTGACGTTCCGCCCACACTGGTTTCGTTTGCAGTAACAACGGAAAGCACAAACAATATTATTTCGCCGGAATTTAAGGCAGCGGGCCACAAAGTGGCGCTGCTCAAGCCGGACTATGACGAAAACGGCCTGCCGAAGGCCGCCAGCGTAAAAGCAATTTATGAAACGGTGTCGGAGCTTGTGCGGCAGGGCAGCGTGAAAGCGGCCTACACCCCGGGCTTGGGCGGCGTTGCAGAAGCGGTGCTGAAAATGTGTTTGGGCAACTCCATAGGGTTTCGGTTTGCAGACAGCGTGACATTAGAAGACATTTTCTCCTACTGTTACGGCGCGTTTGTTTTAGAGCTTGATGGGGCTGTCTCTGTAGGCGAAGTGCTTGGCGAAACAATAGACGCGTTTGAAATTCAGTTAAAAAACGAAACCGTTTCCGGCGCAGAGCTTTTAAAAAGCTATGAGGAGACCTTAGAGCCTATTTTCCCCAGCCAAACAGATGGGAAAGCAGAACAGCTCGACAACATTTCTTATATGGCGGAAAACAGAGTGTCGCCTAAAATAAAAATGGCAAGACCAAAAGTTTTAATTCCGGTGTTCCCGGGCACCAACTGTGAGTATGACACGGCAAAGGCATTGGAAACCGCAGGTGCAGAGGCCGACATTTTTGTGATTAAAAACTTAACGCCTCAGGCGGTGTCGGAATCTACCGATGCTTTTGCGAAGAAACTGTCGACCTCACAAATTATGTTTGTTCCCGGCGGATTTTCCGGCGGCGACGAGCCAGACGGTTCGGGCAAATTCATCACTGCGTTTATGAGAAATGCGGTCATTAAGCAGGAAATAAGCAACCTGTTAAACCAGCGCGACGGCCTGATTTGCGGCATTTGCAACGGGTTTCAGGCGCTTATTAAGCTGGGACTGGTGCCGTTCGGCGAAATTATAGACACAGACGAAACCTGCCCCACATTAACATATAACACCATTGGCCGCCACCAGTCCAGACTGGTGCGCACGAGAATTGCGTCGAATAAGTCCCCGTGGCTATCGAAAACCAATGTGGGCGACGTTTATACTGTGCCAATTTCTCACGGCGAAGGCAGGTTCATCGCAAGCGATGAGGTTTTGCAGAAAATGATTGCAAACGGACAGATTGCAACCCAGTATGTTGACTTAGACGGCAACGCCACCACGGATATTTTGTTTAACCCCAACGGCTCCGTTCTTGCCATTGAGGGAATTACCTCCCCCGACGGAAGAGTGTTCGGTAAAATGGGGCACTCTGAACGAATTGGAAACGGGCTTTACAAAAACGTTCCGGGCAAGTTTGATATGGGTATGTTTGAAGCTGCAGTTGAATATTTTAAATAA
- the purD gene encoding phosphoribosylamine--glycine ligase — protein sequence MKVMVVGGGGREHAIIKKLAESDAVTEIFALPGNGGIAKDATCVDIGAKEIDKIVAFAKQEKIEFAVVAPDDPLVLGAVDELEKAGVPCFGPEAKAAIIEGSKVFAKNLMKKYHIPTAAYEVFSDVDAALRYLDTAPIPTVIKADGLALGKGVIIAETRDDAKAAVRSMMEDKVFGESGSNIVIEEFLTGPEVSVLSFTDGKTVVPMASSMDHKRAKDGDKGLNTGGMGTVAPNPYYTKEVADLCMKTIFLPTIEAMNKEGRTFRGCLYFGLMLTPDGPKVIEYNCRFGDPETQVVLPLLKSDLLKIMKSVREGTLSNCDVEFSDGAACCVILASDGYPGHYEKGFEITMPEGELIYVAGAAIEDGKLVTSGGRVLGVTAVAESLKPAIDKAYALAETVQFENAYFRRDIGKKALEV from the coding sequence ATGAAAGTTATGGTAGTTGGCGGCGGCGGCAGAGAGCACGCCATTATAAAAAAACTGGCCGAGAGCGACGCGGTAACAGAAATTTTTGCCCTTCCCGGAAACGGCGGAATTGCAAAAGATGCAACGTGTGTAGACATCGGCGCAAAAGAGATTGACAAAATTGTGGCCTTTGCAAAACAGGAAAAAATAGAGTTTGCGGTTGTTGCCCCTGACGACCCGCTGGTTTTAGGCGCGGTGGACGAACTGGAAAAAGCCGGCGTGCCCTGCTTCGGACCGGAGGCTAAGGCGGCCATCATTGAGGGGAGCAAGGTGTTTGCAAAAAATCTGATGAAAAAATATCATATTCCCACGGCGGCATATGAGGTGTTTTCAGACGTGGACGCGGCCCTTCGTTATTTAGACACTGCGCCAATCCCCACCGTTATTAAGGCAGACGGCCTTGCACTGGGAAAAGGCGTTATCATTGCGGAAACAAGGGATGACGCGAAAGCGGCGGTTCGGTCTATGATGGAGGACAAGGTGTTCGGCGAAAGCGGCTCTAACATTGTAATTGAAGAATTTTTAACCGGCCCCGAGGTTTCGGTGCTGTCGTTTACAGACGGAAAAACCGTTGTGCCCATGGCGTCTTCCATGGACCACAAACGCGCCAAGGACGGCGATAAGGGTTTAAACACAGGCGGAATGGGCACGGTTGCGCCCAATCCTTATTACACCAAAGAGGTTGCCGACCTCTGCATGAAAACAATTTTTCTTCCCACCATTGAAGCCATGAACAAAGAGGGCAGAACGTTCCGCGGCTGTTTATATTTTGGCCTAATGCTGACCCCGGACGGGCCGAAGGTAATTGAATATAACTGCCGGTTCGGCGACCCGGAAACCCAGGTGGTGCTGCCCCTTTTAAAAAGCGACTTGCTAAAAATTATGAAAAGTGTGCGGGAAGGAACACTTTCAAACTGTGACGTTGAATTTTCAGATGGCGCGGCGTGCTGTGTGATTTTGGCCTCAGACGGATACCCCGGCCATTACGAAAAAGGCTTTGAAATTACCATGCCGGAGGGGGAGCTAATTTATGTTGCCGGTGCGGCGATAGAGGACGGAAAGCTCGTAACATCCGGCGGACGGGTACTGGGCGTTACCGCCGTGGCAGAAAGCCTAAAACCCGCAATTGACAAAGCCTATGCATTAGCCGAAACGGTGCAGTTTGAAAATGCTTATTTCAGACGCGACATTGGGAAAAAGGCGTTGGAGGTATAA
- a CDS encoding phosphoribosylaminoimidazolecarboxamide formyltransferase — protein MKEFELKYGCNPNQKPAKIFMQDGSELPIEILSGRPGYINFLDAFNSWQLVKEIKEATGMCAATSFKHVSPTSAAVGIKMPEKLKKACFVDDVEGLDDSPLATAYARARGTDRMSSFGDFIALSDVCDVTTAKLIAREVSDGIIAPGYEPEALEILKGKRKGNYNIIQIDPGFKPDPVERKQVYGITFEQGRNEFKIDRTLLENIVTENKNMPEDAVRDLIISLITLKYTQSNSVCFAAQGQAIGVGAGQQSRIHCTRLAGSKADNWHLRQHDKVLNLPFLPGVKRPDRDNAIDVYISDDYEDLLTDGNWEHLFSHKPEVFTKEEKRAYLSTISGVALGSDAFFPFGDNIERAAKSGVTYIAEPGGSIRDDNVIEVCNKYNMAMAFTGMRLFHH, from the coding sequence TTGAAAGAATTTGAATTAAAATACGGCTGTAACCCCAACCAGAAGCCGGCCAAAATTTTTATGCAAGATGGAAGCGAGCTGCCCATTGAAATTTTAAGCGGCCGGCCGGGATATATTAATTTTTTAGATGCGTTTAACAGCTGGCAGCTGGTTAAAGAAATTAAAGAAGCTACAGGTATGTGTGCGGCAACATCATTTAAGCATGTGAGCCCCACCTCTGCGGCAGTCGGTATAAAAATGCCGGAAAAACTAAAAAAGGCCTGCTTTGTAGACGATGTGGAGGGGCTTGACGATTCCCCCCTGGCAACAGCCTATGCGCGGGCAAGAGGAACAGACAGAATGTCCTCTTTCGGCGATTTTATTGCATTGAGCGACGTGTGTGACGTCACAACAGCAAAACTGATAGCGCGAGAAGTATCGGATGGAATTATCGCGCCGGGCTACGAGCCGGAGGCGTTGGAAATATTAAAAGGAAAACGAAAAGGGAATTATAATATCATTCAAATTGATCCCGGCTTTAAACCCGATCCCGTTGAGCGCAAACAGGTTTATGGCATAACCTTTGAGCAGGGAAGAAACGAATTTAAAATTGACCGTACGTTATTAGAGAATATTGTTACGGAGAACAAAAATATGCCGGAAGATGCCGTGCGGGATTTGATTATATCGCTGATAACGCTGAAATACACCCAGTCCAATTCTGTGTGCTTTGCAGCGCAAGGCCAGGCGATTGGCGTTGGGGCGGGGCAGCAGTCTAGAATTCACTGCACGCGCCTGGCCGGCTCGAAGGCCGACAACTGGCATCTGCGGCAGCACGATAAGGTTTTAAACCTTCCGTTTTTGCCCGGCGTGAAACGCCCTGACAGGGATAACGCCATCGACGTTTACATTTCAGATGACTATGAGGATTTGTTAACCGACGGCAATTGGGAGCACTTGTTCAGCCACAAGCCCGAAGTGTTTACGAAAGAAGAAAAAAGAGCCTATCTTTCCACCATCAGCGGCGTGGCATTGGGCAGCGATGCCTTTTTCCCCTTTGGCGACAACATTGAGCGCGCTGCAAAAAGCGGCGTAACTTACATTGCTGAACCAGGCGGCTCCATCCGGGACGATAACGTCATTGAGGTTTGCAACAAATATAACATGGCAATGGCGTTTACAGGCATGAGGCTGTTCCACCATTAA
- a CDS encoding IMP cyclohydrolase, with protein MNIYKINNIGELIRDNTYVGRGIVIGKSKDGKKAAIAYFIMGRSENSRNRIFREEGDSVTIYPFDESKVEDPSLIIYSPIRVCDNHTIVTNGDQTDTIYDFLAQGARFSEALEVREFEPDCPNFTPRISGMVTIEEGEFTYEMSILKSSTPDGAGCNRFTFSYEPDDGLGHFIHTYMCDGTPIPTFCGEPERVEIPDSIDELTNSLWSNLNEENKISLYVRYIDIETGKTENRLINKNS; from the coding sequence ATGAACATTTATAAAATTAACAACATCGGTGAGCTAATCCGCGACAACACCTATGTGGGCCGCGGCATTGTAATTGGAAAAAGCAAAGACGGGAAAAAAGCCGCAATTGCATATTTTATTATGGGCAGAAGCGAAAACAGCCGCAACCGCATTTTTCGCGAAGAAGGCGACAGCGTAACCATTTATCCGTTTGACGAATCGAAAGTGGAGGATCCGTCGTTAATCATCTATTCCCCGATCCGCGTTTGCGACAACCACACCATTGTTACAAACGGCGACCAGACAGACACCATTTACGACTTTCTGGCCCAGGGCGCACGGTTTTCGGAAGCATTGGAAGTTCGTGAGTTTGAGCCGGACTGCCCCAATTTTACGCCCCGAATCAGCGGAATGGTGACGATTGAAGAGGGCGAGTTTACCTATGAAATGAGCATTTTAAAAAGCAGCACGCCTGACGGCGCAGGCTGCAACCGGTTTACCTTTTCTTATGAACCGGACGATGGATTGGGCCATTTTATCCACACCTACATGTGCGACGGAACGCCCATTCCTACGTTCTGCGGTGAGCCGGAGCGGGTGGAAATTCCCGACAGCATTGACGAGCTGACAAACAGCCTCTGGAGCAATTTAAATGAGGAAAACAAAATTTCTCTTTATGTGCGTTACATAGACATTGAAACCGGGAAAACCGAAAACCGGTTAATCAACAAAAACAGTTAA
- the purN gene encoding phosphoribosylglycinamide formyltransferase has product MLTKANIAVLVSGGGTNLQALIDAQSNGVLKSGEIKAVISNRAGAYALTRAEKNGIPAFTVTKKECGSQQAFEERLTEIMKENKIDFIVLAGFMSILSENFTAQFPSRIINVHPSLIPSFCGKGFYGLHVHEAALSYGVKVTGATVHFVNEVCDGGKIIMQKAVEVEDGDTPEILQKRVMEQAEWIILPQAAEKVSEKICRQKGFIS; this is encoded by the coding sequence ATGCTAACAAAAGCGAACATAGCGGTTTTGGTTTCCGGCGGCGGAACCAATTTGCAGGCTTTAATTGATGCGCAAAGCAACGGCGTTTTAAAAAGCGGCGAGATAAAGGCAGTGATATCCAACAGGGCGGGGGCATATGCCCTGACCCGAGCAGAGAAGAACGGAATTCCGGCCTTTACAGTAACCAAAAAAGAATGCGGTTCTCAGCAGGCCTTTGAAGAAAGGCTTACTGAAATTATGAAAGAAAACAAGATAGATTTTATTGTGCTTGCAGGCTTTATGAGCATTTTAAGCGAAAACTTCACCGCGCAGTTTCCAAGCAGAATTATCAATGTGCACCCCTCCTTAATCCCATCCTTTTGCGGCAAGGGGTTTTACGGCCTGCATGTTCACGAGGCGGCGCTGTCTTACGGCGTAAAGGTAACAGGGGCTACGGTTCATTTTGTGAACGAGGTGTGTGACGGCGGAAAAATCATCATGCAAAAGGCCGTGGAGGTTGAAGACGGCGACACGCCGGAAATTTTGCAAAAGCGTGTAATGGAGCAGGCCGAGTGGATCATTTTGCCCCAGGCGGCGGAAAAGGTTTCAGAGAAAATTTGCAGGCAGAAAGGATTTATTTCATGA